CGCTGAGACCCCGTACGCCCTGCGGCACGCGGCGGTGTCGACCTGGCTCGGGGGCGGGGCGCCTCCGGCGCAAGTGGCCGAGTGGGCGGGGCATAGCGTCGCCGTCCTGCTGCGCGTGTACGCCAAGTGCGTGGCCGGACAGGAGGAGGACGCCAAGCGCCGAATCAGTGAAGTGACCAGGCCAAAGCGCCCTTAGGAAGAGACTTGCACGACATGGAAGGGCGGGGCGGATCGTTGTGATCCGTCCCGCCCTCGACTGGCGTCCCGGCGCCGTCAGTGACGCTGGGAGTAGTTCATCGGCCAGGACCGAGCCGGGAGTCCCGGTCGGGCCAGTGACCGTACCCTCGTGCTCCGACGAACAGGTAGCCGGAGACCGAGGTGTCGCTCAGCGGGCCATTCCCGCCGATGCCGGTCTTCGTGAGATCCCCGTCGACCGTTTCCATCAGCCGGTGGAAACTCTCCAGCGCGGTCTCCTTGGAGCTGGAGAGACGGACCACCGCCGCGAGCTCGGAAGCGACCGGCAGGTAGATGGTCTTGCTCAAGACTGCCGGCTCGACCTTGTCGATCGCGAAGGTCAACATGGTCTTCTCGATCGCCATGGACTGGGGATCGGCTTCGGAACTGCCGGGACAGCCGGGTGCCTGGAGGCGATGGACGTCGACCCAGATGACGGCGTAGACGTCTTCCGACTCCCTCTGGGATTCCAGGTCCCGCGTCAGGGCATCGGTGCCGGGCAGGTTCGCCAGCATCTTCGCGTCCTGCGCGCAGACCTCGGCGTAGGTCGGCGGCCGGCCGTCGGTCTCTCCGAGACCGCAGCCGCTCGCGAGCAGTGCCAGCAGCGCCAGGAGCAGCGCGATGGCCCCGCGTCGTTTGGTAGACACGTTGGGTCCTCCGAGTTTTCTTTGTGGACCGCTCTTCCTGGCGGTCGTTCTCAGAGGACCGTCGCTGGTCGGCGCCGATCGGCAATGCGCCGCCCGAGCGGCTTGCCGGTCAGAGCGGGAGTGCTGACAGTGGATACATGTCTACGCCCGTGCAGCTCCTCGACCTCATCGTCATCGGCGACATGCGGTGACGGTGCCGGTCTAACCGGCCGCCGGGCTCGGTCTGAGCGGCGCTTAGAACTTCGGCACGTATTCGGCACAGGCAGCCGTAGAGGCCCGTTAACGATCAGAGACAGCCGGACAAGACGAGAACAGCCCCTGACCGGGTTACGCCTGGTCAGGGGCTGTTTCTGCTGGTGTGGCGGGTGCAGGGTTCGAACCTGCGTAGGCTAAGCCGACGGATTTACAGCCCGTCATGGATCTTGGCGGCTCCGCCGCGTTGACCTGCACAGACTTCCGGTGTGCTCCCTCGCAACCGCGAACAGAATCCGCGTATTTTCCGGATCTTGCTCTACCGGTCGGTTGACCGTCTGAGCGCATCTTTATCAGTTCGATCACGGCCAAGGCAGTTGGCACGCTGCATCGTGATGTCCTCAGGTTGAGGGTTGATCATGTTAGGTGGTGCTCGCTGGTGTTGCTGTCACGGTTGCTGTCATCGCTTCCGGGCGCTGTCCCCGCCCGCCATCGCGCTTGGGAAAGGCTGTCACATGCCCCGTACGACCGATACCCCGCTGACTCGGCTGCGTGCATACGCCGCGAACCTCGATGAGGGCTACGAAGACATCGATGACCTGGTCGAACTACTTGATGCCCACGCGGAGGAGCATGATCTGACCGTTTCCCCGACCGAACTCCACACGATCGCCGCCTCAACCCTGATCGAAGCAAAGACCGAATTCCTCCTGCTCCTGGGGTACTCCGGCCATGACGAGCCCATCAGCCCCGAGGACATCGTCGACCAGATGGTGGAGATGGTGGAAGACGCCGGGGTCGAGTACAGCCAGGACGCCATCGAGGACACCGTCGATGCGTTGTGGAACGCACAAGTCGAGGAACAGCGGAAGTGGCCGGAGGTCACGGATAACGACCTGCTGGAGCGGGCCTTCACCCGGCTCTGGCGAACTGGAATCGTGGCCGAGGAGAACTTCACCTGCTGCCAGTCATGCGGCGTGACCGAGATCGGTGGTCAGATTCCCGAGGGTTCCGTCATGGACGGATACACCTTCTTCCATGAGCAGGACACCGAAAGCGTGCTGTTCGACGACGAACTTCTCCTCTCGTACGGCACATTCGGTCCGGAATCAGAGCCGCAGAAGGCTGTCGAGGTCGGCGAGCGTGTGGTGGCGGCACTTAAGACCGAGGGACTCCGCGTCGAATGGGACGGCTCGCCCGCGGCCCGCATCACCGTGTTCATGAAGTGGCGCAAGCGCCTGGTCGGCTGAGTGGCCAGAGTGGTGCGACATGCACCACCCCCCGCCTGAGCTTCCCGTCTGCCGTCGTCCCGCGCTCCGCGCTGCCGGGCCTGGGCCAGGGGGCCAAGGTGGAGCGCCCGACTGGACGAACGACCTTGGCCCCCTGGCCCTGGTCTGGTAGATCTCCGATCGGGACGGCGGCAGACGGAAGCTCAGGCATCCCCCGACCACCGACGACCCGTCACGGGCGCGGGATGGGCTTCCCAGAGTCAGAGGCCCCCGCCGGAGGCGATTGAGCCTCAACGGGTGCAAGGACTTGGCGGCGGCGCGGTCCCCGCGGCGACCGGTCAGGGAAAGGCCGGCGGGCGTGGGCAGGATGTGCGGCCCGGCGCGGCCGTCTGGAGACCGGCGCCCACGCCGCACGCTCCGGGCGGCCAGCCGCCGGGCCGCACAGCGGCCCGAGCGCCGCCGCCCCTTGACGCGCTCTCGCTTCGGCTGGACGGCAAACCGGCGGCGGCTGCGACGGTGGCGCGTAAGCGGGCGGTTCTCTACAACGCCTTCGAGTACGCGGTAGAGCTGGAGGAGTTCGACCGGAACCCGATCGACAAGGTCAGATGGACTCCGCCTAAGATCGCCGAAGAGGTGGACTGGCGCGTCGTGATCGGGCCTCGGCTCATGCGGGAGTGCCTGACGGCGGTCACCTACGTGGGCAAGCGGGGGCGGGGCCGGCGGCTGCGTGCGCTGTTCGCGTGCATGTACTTCGCGGCGCTTCGTCCGGCTGAGGCGGTGGCGCTGCTCAAAGGTGATTGCCATCTTCCGGCAACCGGCTGGGGTCGTCTGGTCCTGACTCGCTCGCTGCCTGAAACGGGGGCGCGCTGGACGGACAGCGGGAGGACTCACGAACAGCGCGGGCTCAAGCTCCGTCCGGCGGCCGAGGTTCGGACGGTTCCGATCCCTCCGGTCCTGGTGGAGATCCTCCGGGAGCACATCGCCGAGTTTGGGACGGCTGACGATGGGCGGGTTTTCCAGACTGAGCTGGGCGGGGTCGTCGGCTCTACCGCCTACGGCGATGTGTGGGCCGCGACTCGGGCTCTGGCCCTGACCCCGGAACAGGTCGCCTCTCCCCTGGCGCGGCGGCCGTACGACCTGCGCCACGCGGGGGTGTCGCTCTGGCTCAACTCCGGTGTTCCGGCAACCGAGGTCGCCGAACGCGCTGGGCACAGCGTCAAGGTTCTGTTGCAGGTCTACGCCAAGTGCATCCTCGGCCAGCACGACCGTGCGAACCAGCGAATCGACGATGCTCTCGATGACTGATCCCGCCTACGCTGTCGGGGCTCCGGTTCATTCCGGGGCCCCTTCGTCGTTCCTGGGCCGACCTGCGGGAACGCGCTCGGACTCATTCCGCGTATATTCCGGGACCAGTGACGTACGGCTGCATCTGGTGGCGTCTGCCTGCATGCGGGGGGATCTTGGAACGCGAACAGCCTCCGACCGTTTGCACTGGTCAGAGGCTGTTTCGCTTGGTGTGGCGGGTGCAGGGTTCGAACCTGCGTAGGCTAAGCCGACGGATTTACAGTCCGCTCCCATTGGCC
The sequence above is a segment of the Actinomadura coerulea genome. Coding sequences within it:
- a CDS encoding tyrosine-type recombinase/integrase, yielding MARKRAVLYNAFEYAVELEEFDRNPIDKVRWTPPKIAEEVDWRVVIGPRLMRECLTAVTYVGKRGRGRRLRALFACMYFAALRPAEAVALLKGDCHLPATGWGRLVLTRSLPETGARWTDSGRTHEQRGLKLRPAAEVRTVPIPPVLVEILREHIAEFGTADDGRVFQTELGGVVGSTAYGDVWAATRALALTPEQVASPLARRPYDLRHAGVSLWLNSGVPATEVAERAGHSVKVLLQVYAKCILGQHDRANQRIDDALDD
- a CDS encoding DUF6891 domain-containing protein, with protein sequence MPRTTDTPLTRLRAYAANLDEGYEDIDDLVELLDAHAEEHDLTVSPTELHTIAASTLIEAKTEFLLLLGYSGHDEPISPEDIVDQMVEMVEDAGVEYSQDAIEDTVDALWNAQVEEQRKWPEVTDNDLLERAFTRLWRTGIVAEENFTCCQSCGVTEIGGQIPEGSVMDGYTFFHEQDTESVLFDDELLLSYGTFGPESEPQKAVEVGERVVAALKTEGLRVEWDGSPAARITVFMKWRKRLVG